A stretch of the Salminus brasiliensis chromosome 23, fSalBra1.hap2, whole genome shotgun sequence genome encodes the following:
- the acvr2bb gene encoding activin receptor type-2B, whose amino-acid sequence MFARWLTLALIRGSLLAGPGQAEVGTRECVYYNDNWRAERTNQSGYERCEGEKDKRQHCYASWLNSSGTIHLVKKGCWLDDFNCYDRQECVATEESPQVFFCCCEGNYCNERFTHLPENIAPAVKIQPPPTGPSLLGVLVYSLLPLVVLSLALVLACWTYHQRKPPYGHVDISQDVGAAPPSPLVGLKPLQLLELKARGRFGCVWKAQLLSEYVAVKIFPIQDKQSWQNERDIYLTEGLRHENLLRYISAEKRGTNLQMELWLITEFHERGSLTDYLKGSVVSWAELCHIAESMARGLAFLHEDLSYRLEGPKPAIAHRDFKSKNVLLRTDLTAIIGDFGLAVRFEPGKPPGDTHGQVGTRRYMAPEVLEGAINFHRDAFLRIDMYALGLVLWELLSRCTAADGPVDEYMLPFEEEIGQHPSLEDLQDVVVHKKMRPVLKDCWLKHPGLAQLCETVEECWDHDAEARLSAGCVEERIATIARATTTTITTTTTTINTSTSECLVSMVTSDSDSELPPKESST is encoded by the exons GTCCTGGTCAAGCAGAGGTGGGCACCAGGGAGTGTGTTTATTATAATGATAACTGGCGGGCAGAGAGGACCAATCAGAGCGGCTATGAAAGGTGTGAAGGAGAGAAGGATAAGCGACAGCATTGCTACGCCTCCTGGCTTAACTCTTCTGGAACCATCCACCTGGTCAAAAAGGGCTGTTGGCTCGATGACTTCAACTGTTACGACAG GCAGGAGTGTGTTGCCACAGAGGAAAGCCCTCAGGTCTTTTTCTGCTGCTGTGAGGGAAATTACTGCAACGAGAGATTCACACACCTGCCTGAGAACATTGCTCCTGCAG TAAAAATCCAGCCTCCACCAACGGGTCCTTCTCTCCTGGGGGTTCTTGTGTATTCTCTCCTCCCACTGGtagtgctctctctggctctggtgCTTGCCTGCTGGACTTACCACCAGCGGAAACCACCCTACGGCCATGTGGACATCAGCCAG GATGTGGGTGCTGCTCCTCCATCTCCTCTGGTGGGTCTGAAGCCACTGCAGTTGCTGGAGCTGAAAGCTAGGGGGCGATTTGGGTGTGTGTGGAAGGCCCAGCTACTAAGTGAATATGTGGCAGTCAAGATCTTCCCCATTCAG GATAAGCAGTCCTGGCAGAACGAGAGAGACATTTACCTGACAGAAGGATTGAGACATGAGAACCTGCTTCGCTACATCTCAGCTGAGAAACGAGGAACCAATCTGCAGATGGAACTCTGGCTCATCACTGAGTTTCATGAGAGG GGCTCCCTAACAGATTACCTGAAGGGGAGTGTAGTGAGCTGGGCTGAGTTGTGCCACATTGCTGAGAGCATGGCCAGAGGCTTGGCCTTCTTACACGAGGATCTTTCCTACAGATTGGAGGGACCTAAACCTGCAATTGCGCACAG GGACTTTAAGAGTAAGAATGTGCTGCTGAGGACCGATTTGACTGCTATAATTGGAGACTTTGGTCTGGCTGTGCGCTTTGAACCAGGGAAGCCACCAGGAGATACTCATGGCCAG GTTGGGACTAGGCGCTACATGGCTCCAGAGGTGCTGGAGGGGGCCATTAACTTTCACAGGGATGCATTTCTAAGGATAGATATGTATGCACTTGGCCTGGTGCTCTGGGAGCTACTGTCCCGGTGCACCGCTGCTGATG GCCCTGTAGATGAGTACATGCTCCCTTTCGAGGAGGAGATCGGCCAGCACCCATCTCTGGAGGACCTGCAGGATGTGGTGGTCCATAAGAAGATGAGGCCCGTCTTGAAGGACTGCTGGCTTAAACACCCG GGTTTGGCTCAGCTGTGCGAGACGGTGGAAGAGTGCTGGGACCACGATGCCGAAGCCCGTCTGTCTGCGGGTTGCGTGGAGGAGCGCATTGCTACCATCGCCAGGGCAACCACCACCacaatcaccaccaccaccac